CTCTTGACCAATCATCGTGGCTGGGGATTATTTTGTCCTCATCCGCGTTATTCAGCGGAGCCGGCCTGATCCTTTTTCCTTTTGTATATAGTGGTGAACAATAATATGTTCATGCGTAAAAATATAACTGTATTACGGAGCGTAAAATGAGTCTTGCAGTTGCGGCGCTGATTTCCGGCATTGCCCTGTGTACCGGGCAGTATTTTATCTGGATGTATGCTCCCGTTGAGACAACTATGGGATTGGTGCAGAAAATATTCTACATCCATATGCCTATGGCGGTATGGGCCATGATCAGTTTTTTCGTAGTATTTATTTTCAGTGCGTTGTACTTGATTAAAAGAGATATTAAATTTGATTATATTGCAGGGGCTGCCGCTGAAATCGGTGTTGTTTTCAGTGGACTTGCTCTTATAACCGGTTCCCTCTGGGGACGGGCGGCATGGAATGTCTGGTGGACATGGGATCCGAGACTGACCACGACTCTTATTATGTGGTTTGTTTATGCTGCTTATCTGGTGCTCAGAACTTCGCCTATGTCTGCCGAACGCAGATCTTTAGTGTGTGCTGTCCTTGGAATTGTCGCTTTTGTTGATGTCCCTCTCGTTTTTTATTCAGCGCGACTCTGGAGAAGTGTACATCCTGCGGTGCTCGGGGCCAAAGGAGGCGGAATGGAACCTGAAATGTTAACTACCTTGATCGTCAATGTTTCAGCTTTTGGACTTTTGTGGCTGGTTTTGCTGGCTGTCCGTTTTCGTCAGACCCGTCTTGCCGGAAAGCTTGATGCCCGGTTGGTCTGGGATAATGAATAATATCAGGAGTAATTATATATGACTAATGAAACATACTTGCTTATTGCAAATATTGCTGTCTGGGCAGGAATAGCCGGATATCTGGCTTTTATTGCGGCCAAAGGTGTAGCTATGGAACGGCGCATCACACAGATGGAGATGTTAGATAATGACAAGTAAAAAACAAACAAATCCTGTCGGCAGAAGTTTCGCTCTTGGCGGCGGACAAAAAATTGTCGTAATTCTGCTTGGAGTTGCCTTACTTGTAATTTTTGTATCATCACTGACATACCGCATGAATCATCCCGGTAATAAAGTGGAATTCCAGCAACAGAAGGAATCATCCAGTTCGGGCATGAGTCAGGAAGCCATGGGTGAGAGTATGAAGGAAATTCGTAAGCTGATGGACCTCATGCGTGATAATCCGGAGGATATGAAAGTACAGCTTGAACTTGCAAATGCTTTTATGATGATTCGCGCTTATGACCGTGCGCAGACCTTTTTTGAAAAGGTTGTTGAAAACGAGCATGCTAATATAAATGCTTTGATGGGGCTTGGCATGTGTTACTATCAAGCTGAGAAGTTTGATAAGGCTGCCGAGGCGTTTGATAAAATATTGTTAGTTGATCCTGATGATTCCATGGCCCATTTTAATACCGGAATTATTAAGAAATATTATTTGCATAAGCATGAAGAGGCTGAAGAGCATTTTAAGAAGATCATCGAAAATCCTAAATCATCTGAAGATATGAGATCTCATGCCGAAGAAGAGCTAAAGAAAGAGGCTCACGAAGATTAATAATACTAAGGGGATTCGCTTTTGAAGCGGATTCCCTTTTTTCTTTAAGGGGTTTTGGGTTGTTGTGTGGTGAGTGGTTGCTTACATGGGGTTAGCCGTATTTTATGTTTTTTTTTGGCTTTTGACAGGTTATTTTATTTTTATTTAATGATTCTGCTTTACTTTGTTCGTTTTAAGGTTCCTGATATTGACAAACATGCTTAATGTTAGCTAATTTATCACTTCGAGATTTGGTATTTATCTAAAAGAAAGACGGATTTCCATCTTGCCGGAAGGGATCCCCGTTTTTGATAATAGTTTCCAGGTTTTGAAAATTTAGGGTCGCCCAGCCTTACTGGGTTATGGTATGGGTGTTCGTGTTTTATTTTATACTGTTTAAGATTTAATGATCACGAATTTGGTAATCCGGGCGTTAAGCCCTTAAAATTTGCAGTCAAGGAGTGTCTATGAAACGTTCATTGCTGGCTCTGTCGTGTGTTCTGATGTTGACCGTCGGTCTCGTCGTATTCGGCGGAGAAAAAAAAGCAGAAGCTTCTGCTAAAACTATCCTTCTCGGAGTTGCCGGGGCTCACAGTGGTGACCTTGCTTCTTACGGTCTACCTTCACTTGAAGCTGCAAAGCTTGTTGTTAAGGCTGTTAATGATGCGGGCGGTATAAACGGGGCACAGGTTGTTATTTCCAGTCAGGATGATCAGTGTAAGCCTGAATTCGCTACCAACGCTGCATTTAAACTTGTTTCCGATGAAGTAACAGTTGTTCTTGGTCACATCTGTTCAGGAGCTACCAAGGCTGCTCTTCCTATCTATAAAGAGTCAAACCTTGTTTGTATGTCTCCTTCCGCAACCAATCCACCTCTGACTCAGAGCGGAGACTATCCTAACTTTTTCAGAACAATTGCTTCTGATGATGCTCAGGCAGCTCTAGCTACAGATTTCGCGATTGATACACTCGGACTTAAGAAAATTGCTGTAATCCATGACAAGGGTGACTACGGTAAAGGTTTTGCGGACTTCGCAAAGCTTTATATCGAGAAGTCCGGTAAAGCAGAAGTTGTTCTTTTTGAGGGTGTAACTCCCGGAGCTGTTGATTATTCCGCAGTAGTCCAGAAAATTAAAGCTTCCGGCGCAGACAGTGTTATCTTTGGGGGATATCACCCTGAAGCTTCTAAAATCGTATCTCAGATCCGCAAAAAGAAAATCACCATTCCTTTTATTTCTGATGACGGAGTTAAGGCTCAGAAGTTCATCAACGTTGCCGGAGAAGCTTCCGAAGGCGTATATGCAACAGGTCCTCGTGATATCACTGGAAACCCAATGTATAAGGTTGCTCTTGATCAATACAAAGCAACTCATGACGGCGAACCCGGTGCATTCTTCTTTGAAGCATATTCTGCAACACAGGCTTTGCTTAAAGCTCTCGAAAGAGCCGATTCTACAGACTATGAAAAGATCGTATACGCACTCCGCAACCAAGAAGTTGATACTCCTGTAGGAAAGATCAAGTTCGATTCAAAGGGTGATGCTATCGGTGTAGGCTTCTCAATGTATCAGGTCAAAGACGGTGCATATCAGGAAGTTAAATAGCTCCAACCTGTGTAACTGATTCTAAATAAAAAATCGGTAAGGGGGGCAGGCTTAACGTCTGTTCCCCTGATCGTGATTCAGCAGGAACTTAAATGGATTATTTTCTGGAATTATTTTTCAGCGGCCTGACTCGGGGAAGTATCTATGCGCTTATCGCTCTTGGTTATACCATGGTTTATGGTATTATCGAGTTGATTAACTTTGCTCATGGTGAAGTTTATATGATTGGTGCTTTTGTCGGACTGACAGTTGCCGGAGTGCTTACCAGCTTTGGATTTCCCGCTACATCAATTATGGTTATGGCATCTATGGCTGCCGTCGTTTATGCTGCTGCTTACGGTTATACACTCGAAAAGATTGCCTATCGTCCTCTAAGGAGTGCGCCGAGGCTTTCTCCTCTTATTTCCGCAATCGGTATGTCTATTTTTCTTCAGAACTATGTGATGCTTTCACAGACTTCTGATTTTCTTTCATTTCCCAAACTTACACCTGAGTTCGATTTCCTTGAGAAGTATTCTTCTACGATCGGTTCATCTGACTTTCTAATAATTACGGTTGCTGCTTTCGTAATGATTGTTCTCAGCCTTTTTATCAAGTTCACCAGAATGGGCAAAGCCATGCGCGCCACGGCTCAAAACCGTAAAATGGCTATGCTTGTCGGAGTCAATGTTGATCAGGTTATATCTGCTACTTTTGTTATCGGTTCATCTTTGGCTGCAGTCGGGGGAGTTCTAATTGCTTCGCATATCGGGCAGATCAACTTTTTTATCGGTTTCATCGCAGGGATTAAAGCCTTCACCGCCGCAGTTCTTGGCGGTATCGGTTCCATTCCGGGAGCAGTTCTTGGCGGACTGATTCTTGGTTGGACTGAAAGTTTCTGCACCGGATATGTCTCCAGTGATTATGAAGATGTATTCGCTTTCGCGTTGCTGGTAATTATTCTGATTTTTCGACCTTCTGGTTTACTTGGCAAAGCTCCAGTTCAGAAGGTTTAATCGGCATAGATGTTCCTTTGATTCAGACCGCGTTAACGGCGTTCTGCCGATCTAATAGATAAAAACGGATTGTTTGAAATATGGAAGGCTTTAAAAAATCTTTATTGGTCTCATTGTGGTTCATGTTCTTAGTCCTGCCTATTATGGGGGTCTTCGTGGACTCAGTTGAGGATGTTGTTATATGGCGATTGGAAAGAGTTCTATACGTTGGTATATGTACTTTTTTCCTTTCTTACGTCTGGCGTTTCATGATTCGGAAAAAGGAAGCTGGCAACAAAGTTGATGAGGAATCCGGCGAAGAGCAGATTTCCACATATAGTAAAATTTTGTCTAGTCCTTCATTTTATTATCCACTGCTTGCCGGAATTTTGATTTTTGCACTTCTTTTCCCGAAACTTTTTTCGATGTATCAGGTCAATATCATGATCTCGGCGCTCATTTATGTGGTGCTTGGACTTGGACTTAATATTGTTGTCGGGTTGGCAGGGCTTCTTGATCTCGGTTACGTAGCTTTTTATGCGGTAGGAGCTTATTCCTACGCGCTTATGAATTTATATTGGGGAGTGAATTTCTGGGTTGCGTTGCCTGTCGGCGCCCTACTTGGAGCTCTTTGCGGGATTTTGCTCGGTTTTCCCGTGTTGCGTCTCCGGGGTGATTATCTTGCGATTGTTACACTCGGATTCGGTGAAATTATCCGGCTTGTGCTGGAAAACTGGGGTGATTTTACTCACGGCCCCAGCGGGATTGCAAATATTCCCAGACCTGACTTTTTCGGCTTGTTCACAGGTCTCTCAAACTCGATACATTTCATGTATTATTTGATGCTTGTGTTGGTTATGTTCACAATTTTTATTGTGAACAGACTTAAAAATTCCCGCATAGGCCGTGCGTGGCAGGCTCTTCGTGAAGATGAGATTGCATGTCAGGCCATGGGGATTGATAAAGTTAAAACTAAGTTGATGGCATTTTCTCTGGGTGCTACATGGGCTGGTCTGGTCGGTGTTATTTTTGCTGCAAAAACTTCATTTATTAATCCGGCCAGTTTTACATTCCTTGAGTCAGCAATCATTTTATCAATTGTTGTTCTTGGTGGTATGGGGTCAATCCTCGGGGTTATCCTCGGTGCCTTAGTGCTCATACTTCTTCCTGAATATCTCCGAGCTTTTTCCGAATATCGCATGCTTATTTTCGGAGCCACAATGGTGCTGGTGATGGTATTCAGACCGCAGGGACTTATTAGAGATGTACGACGGAAAATTGATATTAATGCCGTCAAGAAAGCCTTAGGTGAAGCCAATGAGTAATGAAAAAAGAACAGTGCTTGAGGTTAGGGGAGTCTGCAAAGATTTCGGAGGCCTAAGAGCCCTTGATGATGTCGATCTTGATGTGCGCGAAGGTGAGATTGTTGCTCTTATCGGTCCTAACGGAGCTGGAAAGACTACCTTTTTCAACTGTATTACCGGAATTTATAATCCTACTTTAGGCGATGTGAAGATTGATCCCAGCGGTAAAGGATTCAAGAGAATCAACGGGATGAAACCCAATCATGTCACAGAAATGGGGATGGCTAGAACTTTTCAGAATATCCGTCTTTTTCCATCAATGAGCGTTATCGAAAATGTAATGATAGGGTGCCATTGCCGTACAAAAGCAAGCTTTATCGGAGCTGTTTTTCGCGGTCCGGGTACTAAAAGGGAAGAACGTGAAACCATCATCAAGAGTTACGAACTGCTCAAAGAATTAGGTCTTGATGAATTTTCAGACGAACTTGCTTGCAACCTGCCATACGGTGCTCAGCGCCGTCTCGAAATCGCAAGAGCTTTGGCAACCGATCCTTTCTTATTGCTTCTCGATGAGCCTGCTGCCGGTATGAATCCGCAGGAGACTCTTGAGCTTGAAGATCTGATTGTTTCAATTAAAGAGAAACATAACATATCCGTTCTCCTGATTGAGCATGATATGAAAATGGTTATGAGTCTTTCAGACCGTTTATTCGTTTTAGAGTACGGCCGGGAAATTGCTCACGGAACTCCTCAGGAGGTCAGCCAGAATCCCGCTGTAATCAAGGCTTATCTCGGAGAAGATTTAGATGCTTAAATTAAAAAATATTAATACCTACTACGGTAATATTCAGGCCCTGAGAAATATTAATATCGAGGTCGCAAAAGGTGAAATAATCACCTTGATCGGAGCTAACGGCGCCGGTAAGACCACAACTCTTATGACTATCAGTGGAGTTGTTCCACCGCGTACGGGTGAAGTTTTATATGAAGGTCAGCCTATTCATAAAAAGAGTCCCGATAAAATTGTTAAAATGGGCATATCTCAGGTTCCAGAAGGACGACTCATCTTTCCAGATCTCACTATTACCGAAAATTTGGATATGGGTGCTTTTTTAAGGGATGACAAAGCCGGAATAAAAGAAGATATGGAACATGCGTTTAAGTTGTTTCCTATTCTTTATGAACGAAGAAAACAGCTCGGAGGAAATCTTTCGGGTGGTGAACAACAAATGTTGGCAATTTCCCGAGCGTTAATGGCCAGACCGAAGCTTCTTCTTTTAGATGAACCTTCACTTGGACTGGCTCCGTTAATTATTCGGCAAATTTTCGAAATAGTCAAAAAAATCAATAAAGAAAGTGGAACAACCGTTTTTCTTGTTGAGCAGAATGCGAACCTCGCTTTAAAGACAGCCCATCGAGGTTATGTCATGGAAAACGGGGAGATAATACTCTCCGACACCAGTGAAAAATTGCTGGCGAACGAGGATGTGAAAAAAGCATACTTAGGACTTTAGAGTTGACAAAAATTGGCCCCGCAGATACGCGGGGCCAACTACTTTGAATTACTTTTTAGAATCGGTTGAATCCGGGGCGAAAAAGTATATAATAAGAAATGATTTTTTTTTAATAAATTCCGGCTGGTCGTATCGTCCAGTCATAAACAATTTGCTACTTACAGTACCCCTGTTGTATTATCTTTAAAAGGATGGGCGGGGTTTGAGAGGAATCATAGTGTAATGATTTCTCTTTTCTTTTAGCTAGTAGTCCAAAATTATATGAGAGGAAAAGATGGAAAAGGTAGTTGGTCAGTCTTTGACTTTTGACGATGTTCTGCTTTTGCCTGCCTATTCGGAAGTGCTTCCCGATAAGGTGAACGTGTCCGCTAAACTGACAGAAGAGATTACTCTTGGAATACCTCTTATCAGTGCCGCAATGGATACCGTTACTGAATCTCAAATGGCTATTTCCATGGCTCGCCATGGTGGTGTCGGCGTTGTGCATAAGAATATGAGTGTCAGGGACCAGGTTCGCGAAGTTGAGAGAGTAAAAAAATCAGAAAGCGGCATGGTCACAGACCCTATCACTGTTCACCCTGAAGATACTGTCGGCAAGGCTCTTGATTTGATGGCTGAATTTAAAATTTCAGGCTTTCCGGTAGTAAAAGGTGAACACCTTGCAGGAATTATCACCAATCGTGATGTTCGCTTTGTAAAGGACAGAAACACTCTCGTTTCTGAAGTAATGACCAGTCGTAACCTTATTACTGTTCCACACGGAATAGCTTTCGAAGAAGCTAAAAGACTTCTCCATCAGAACCGTATTGAAAAACTTTTAGTTGTTGATGACGAGAATAAACTTACCGGTCTTATCACCATTAAAGATATCGACAAAGTCAAACAATATCCGAATGCTGCAAAAGATTCACGTGGCAGACTTCGCGTAGGAGCTGCAATCGGAGTCGGTCGCGACTTTATGGAACGCAGTTCGGCACTTGTTGATGCCGGTGTTGATTTTCTTGCTCTTGATTCAGCGCATGGTCATTCTAAAAATATTCTGGACAGCATAAAAGAACTTCGTTCCTGCTTCCCGGATGCGCAGATTATTGGTGGTAATATTGCTACTTATACAGGTGCAATGGCACTTGCTGATGCTGGCGTAAATGCTGTTAAGGTTGGAATCGGACCCGGTTCTATTTGTACAACACGTGTTGTTGCAGGTGTCGGTGTACCGCAGATCTCTGCAATCATGGAAGCTGTCAGAGCTTGCCACGATCGTGGTATATGTGTCATCGCAGACGGAGGCATTAAGTTCTCCGGTGATGTTGTAAAGGCTCTTGTTGCCGGTGCAAATACCGTTATGATGGGATCAATGTTTGCCGGAACTGATGAAAGCCCCGGTGAAAAGGTTCTTTATCAAGGACGTAGCTATAAACTATATCGCGGAATGGGATCAATCGATGCTATGAAGCAGGGTAGTTCTGACCGCTATTTCCAGAAAGATACAAATAAACTTGTTCCTGAAGGTATTGTCGGACGCGTTCCTTATAAAGGGCCTGTTTCTGAAAGTATCTACCAGATGATCGGTGGTTTGCGTTCCGGTATGGGATATGTCGGTTGCGGCTCCGTTCAGGAATTACAGGAGAAGGCTCAGTTTACTCAGATGACTTCTGCCGGATTCAAAGAGAGCCACGTTCACGATGTAATTATCACCAAAGAAGCACCTAATTATAGGGTTGATGCTTACTAATTAAAGTCAGGAGTCGTTATGAAGCACGAAAATAAAGTAATTATTCTGGACTTCGGGTCCCAGTTTACGCAGCTCATCGCTCGCAGAATACGCGAGGTGGGTGTATATTCCGAAATTCATCCTTGTAATGTTGATCCCGAAAAGATTAAAGCTCTGAATCCCGGAGCATTGATTCTTTCCGGTGGCCCTTCATCCGTACTTGATGTGGATTCTCCTCAGCTTGATCCGGCTTACCTTGAAATGAACGTACCTATTCTCGGTATCTGTTACGGTATGCAGCTTTTGACCCATAGCATGGGCGGAAAAGTTGTATCCTCTGAAGATAGAGAATATGGCCGCGCTGACTTTTGCGGAACCGGCGGATGTGAGTTGTGGCAGGGTATTGAAAGCCTTGAGAAACTGACTGTCTGGATGAGCCACGGTGACCGTGTTGAATCCATTCCTGAAGGTTTTAAAATCTGCGGAACAACTGAAAGCATTCCTTTTGCAGCAATGGCTGACGAGGAACGTAAAATTTATGCATTGCAGTTCCATCCTGAAGTTGCTCATACCGAAAGTGGAAATACCATTATTTCCAACTTTGTATTCAAAATTGCAGGACTTAAGGCCGACTGGTCTATGGCTTCTTTTGTTGAAAACAGTATTAAAGAAATGCGTGAAAAGATCGGAGACGCTCAGGTTGTTCTCGGTCTTTCAGGCGGTATAGATTCAACAGTTGTTGCAGTTCTGCTTCATAAAGCAATCGGTAAAAGGTTGCATTGTATCTTCGTTGATAACGGTTTACTTCGTATGCACGAACGTGAAGAAGTTATCGGTTTTCTGGAAGAACATTTCGAGTTGAACGTTAAATGCGTTGATTCCGCAAGGTTGTTCCTTGATAAGCTTGTAGGTGTTGAAGATCCTGAAAAGAAACGCAAACTTATCGGTTATACTTTTATTGATGTTTTCAATGAAGAAGCGCAGGCTCTTAAAAATGTAAAATTCCTTGCTCAGGGAACTCTGTATCCTGATGTTATTGAATCTGAATCATTTAAAGGCCCTTCAGCTGTAATCAAGTCTCATCACAATGTAGGCGGACTTCCTGAAGATATGGATCTTGATCTTGTTGAGCCACTTCGTGAGCTTTTCAAAGATGAAGTTCGTAAAGTTGCTGCTGAGCTTGGACTTCCTGAACATATCATCTGGCGTCAGCCTTTCCCCGGACCGGGGCTTGCAATCCGTATACTTGGTGAAATCACCGATGAAAGGCTTGAAATTCTGCGTCAGGCAGATCGGATCGTTCAGCATGAGCTTCATGCTACCGGCTGGTATCGTAAGATCTGGCAGGGATTTGCTGTTCTGCTTCCGCTCAAGACCGTTGGTGTTATGGGTGATGACCGTACTTATGAGCACGTAATTGCTCTGAGACTTGTTGACAGTCTTGATGCAATGACCGCAGACTGGAGCCGTCTCCCTAATGATATTCTTGCCCGTATGTCCAACCGGATTATTAACGAGGTTAAGGGTGTTAACAGAGTTGTTCTTGATATCTCTTCCAAGCCACCGGCTACAATTGAGTGGGAGTAAATTTACTTCTGCTTAAGGCGTAGAAAAAGTTTTAGAAATCAGGTACAAGATCTCAACAATTCATGAAAAAGCCTATACAGGATTCCTATTCTGAATCCTGTATAGGCTTACAGCGTATACATGGTTTTTTTGCCACAACGAATTAAGGAAATAATATGTTCGGAATCGGTACAACGGAACTTATTGTCATTTTGGTTGTAGCTCTGATTATAATCGGACCTCAAAAACTTCCCGAACTCATTAAAAACCTTGGCAGAGGTCTTTCTGAAGTTAAAAAGATGTCTAATGACGTTAAAAATACTTTAGACGCAGAGGTTTCCGCTGCGGATAATGAAAGACAAGCTAAAGAAGATCGCGCGAAAGAAGAAGCCCGCAGAAAGGCCGAAGTTGAAGCTATGGATAAGGCCCGTCAGGCTGAAGCCGAGAAAGCTGAAGACAAATCTGCTCCTGTGGCAGAAGCTGCTACCGGTTCTGATTCTGAAGGTGGAAAGGCATGAGCGGGAATGACAAAGACTCTCGTGAAGTAGGACAGGAAGAGCAGGAAGATTCGGAAAAACTCGATTCTTCCGGCGATAAGTCCGAATCAGAAAGCGAAGGCTCAACTTCCGCTGAAAAGACTGGTGATGAAGATGGTTCAACTGAGAGTGTAGATTCTGAGACAGGTGATCTGTCTGATGAAGAAG
This Maridesulfovibrio ferrireducens DNA region includes the following protein-coding sequences:
- a CDS encoding branched-chain amino acid ABC transporter substrate-binding protein — protein: MKRSLLALSCVLMLTVGLVVFGGEKKAEASAKTILLGVAGAHSGDLASYGLPSLEAAKLVVKAVNDAGGINGAQVVISSQDDQCKPEFATNAAFKLVSDEVTVVLGHICSGATKAALPIYKESNLVCMSPSATNPPLTQSGDYPNFFRTIASDDAQAALATDFAIDTLGLKKIAVIHDKGDYGKGFADFAKLYIEKSGKAEVVLFEGVTPGAVDYSAVVQKIKASGADSVIFGGYHPEASKIVSQIRKKKITIPFISDDGVKAQKFINVAGEASEGVYATGPRDITGNPMYKVALDQYKATHDGEPGAFFFEAYSATQALLKALERADSTDYEKIVYALRNQEVDTPVGKIKFDSKGDAIGVGFSMYQVKDGAYQEVK
- the ccsA gene encoding cytochrome c biogenesis protein CcsA, which gives rise to MSLAVAALISGIALCTGQYFIWMYAPVETTMGLVQKIFYIHMPMAVWAMISFFVVFIFSALYLIKRDIKFDYIAGAAAEIGVVFSGLALITGSLWGRAAWNVWWTWDPRLTTTLIMWFVYAAYLVLRTSPMSAERRSLVCAVLGIVAFVDVPLVFYSARLWRSVHPAVLGAKGGGMEPEMLTTLIVNVSAFGLLWLVLLAVRFRQTRLAGKLDARLVWDNE
- the guaA gene encoding glutamine-hydrolyzing GMP synthase codes for the protein MKHENKVIILDFGSQFTQLIARRIREVGVYSEIHPCNVDPEKIKALNPGALILSGGPSSVLDVDSPQLDPAYLEMNVPILGICYGMQLLTHSMGGKVVSSEDREYGRADFCGTGGCELWQGIESLEKLTVWMSHGDRVESIPEGFKICGTTESIPFAAMADEERKIYALQFHPEVAHTESGNTIISNFVFKIAGLKADWSMASFVENSIKEMREKIGDAQVVLGLSGGIDSTVVAVLLHKAIGKRLHCIFVDNGLLRMHEREEVIGFLEEHFELNVKCVDSARLFLDKLVGVEDPEKKRKLIGYTFIDVFNEEAQALKNVKFLAQGTLYPDVIESESFKGPSAVIKSHHNVGGLPEDMDLDLVEPLRELFKDEVRKVAAELGLPEHIIWRQPFPGPGLAIRILGEITDERLEILRQADRIVQHELHATGWYRKIWQGFAVLLPLKTVGVMGDDRTYEHVIALRLVDSLDAMTADWSRLPNDILARMSNRIINEVKGVNRVVLDISSKPPATIEWE
- a CDS encoding tetratricopeptide repeat protein, which gives rise to MTSKKQTNPVGRSFALGGGQKIVVILLGVALLVIFVSSLTYRMNHPGNKVEFQQQKESSSSGMSQEAMGESMKEIRKLMDLMRDNPEDMKVQLELANAFMMIRAYDRAQTFFEKVVENEHANINALMGLGMCYYQAEKFDKAAEAFDKILLVDPDDSMAHFNTGIIKKYYLHKHEEAEEHFKKIIENPKSSEDMRSHAEEELKKEAHED
- a CDS encoding CcmD family protein, with amino-acid sequence MTNETYLLIANIAVWAGIAGYLAFIAAKGVAMERRITQMEMLDNDK
- a CDS encoding branched-chain amino acid ABC transporter permease, translated to MDYFLELFFSGLTRGSIYALIALGYTMVYGIIELINFAHGEVYMIGAFVGLTVAGVLTSFGFPATSIMVMASMAAVVYAAAYGYTLEKIAYRPLRSAPRLSPLISAIGMSIFLQNYVMLSQTSDFLSFPKLTPEFDFLEKYSSTIGSSDFLIITVAAFVMIVLSLFIKFTRMGKAMRATAQNRKMAMLVGVNVDQVISATFVIGSSLAAVGGVLIASHIGQINFFIGFIAGIKAFTAAVLGGIGSIPGAVLGGLILGWTESFCTGYVSSDYEDVFAFALLVIILIFRPSGLLGKAPVQKV
- a CDS encoding ABC transporter ATP-binding protein, which gives rise to MLKLKNINTYYGNIQALRNINIEVAKGEIITLIGANGAGKTTTLMTISGVVPPRTGEVLYEGQPIHKKSPDKIVKMGISQVPEGRLIFPDLTITENLDMGAFLRDDKAGIKEDMEHAFKLFPILYERRKQLGGNLSGGEQQMLAISRALMARPKLLLLDEPSLGLAPLIIRQIFEIVKKINKESGTTVFLVEQNANLALKTAHRGYVMENGEIILSDTSEKLLANEDVKKAYLGL
- a CDS encoding ABC transporter ATP-binding protein, encoding MSNEKRTVLEVRGVCKDFGGLRALDDVDLDVREGEIVALIGPNGAGKTTFFNCITGIYNPTLGDVKIDPSGKGFKRINGMKPNHVTEMGMARTFQNIRLFPSMSVIENVMIGCHCRTKASFIGAVFRGPGTKREERETIIKSYELLKELGLDEFSDELACNLPYGAQRRLEIARALATDPFLLLLDEPAAGMNPQETLELEDLIVSIKEKHNISVLLIEHDMKMVMSLSDRLFVLEYGREIAHGTPQEVSQNPAVIKAYLGEDLDA
- the tatB gene encoding Sec-independent protein translocase protein TatB; this encodes MFGIGTTELIVILVVALIIIGPQKLPELIKNLGRGLSEVKKMSNDVKNTLDAEVSAADNERQAKEDRAKEEARRKAEVEAMDKARQAEAEKAEDKSAPVAEAATGSDSEGGKA
- a CDS encoding branched-chain amino acid ABC transporter permease translates to MEGFKKSLLVSLWFMFLVLPIMGVFVDSVEDVVIWRLERVLYVGICTFFLSYVWRFMIRKKEAGNKVDEESGEEQISTYSKILSSPSFYYPLLAGILIFALLFPKLFSMYQVNIMISALIYVVLGLGLNIVVGLAGLLDLGYVAFYAVGAYSYALMNLYWGVNFWVALPVGALLGALCGILLGFPVLRLRGDYLAIVTLGFGEIIRLVLENWGDFTHGPSGIANIPRPDFFGLFTGLSNSIHFMYYLMLVLVMFTIFIVNRLKNSRIGRAWQALREDEIACQAMGIDKVKTKLMAFSLGATWAGLVGVIFAAKTSFINPASFTFLESAIILSIVVLGGMGSILGVILGALVLILLPEYLRAFSEYRMLIFGATMVLVMVFRPQGLIRDVRRKIDINAVKKALGEANE
- the guaB gene encoding IMP dehydrogenase, which gives rise to MEKVVGQSLTFDDVLLLPAYSEVLPDKVNVSAKLTEEITLGIPLISAAMDTVTESQMAISMARHGGVGVVHKNMSVRDQVREVERVKKSESGMVTDPITVHPEDTVGKALDLMAEFKISGFPVVKGEHLAGIITNRDVRFVKDRNTLVSEVMTSRNLITVPHGIAFEEAKRLLHQNRIEKLLVVDDENKLTGLITIKDIDKVKQYPNAAKDSRGRLRVGAAIGVGRDFMERSSALVDAGVDFLALDSAHGHSKNILDSIKELRSCFPDAQIIGGNIATYTGAMALADAGVNAVKVGIGPGSICTTRVVAGVGVPQISAIMEAVRACHDRGICVIADGGIKFSGDVVKALVAGANTVMMGSMFAGTDESPGEKVLYQGRSYKLYRGMGSIDAMKQGSSDRYFQKDTNKLVPEGIVGRVPYKGPVSESIYQMIGGLRSGMGYVGCGSVQELQEKAQFTQMTSAGFKESHVHDVIITKEAPNYRVDAY